A window from Dermacentor albipictus isolate Rhodes 1998 colony chromosome 10, USDA_Dalb.pri_finalv2, whole genome shotgun sequence encodes these proteins:
- the LOC135898203 gene encoding ryanodine receptor-like, whose amino-acid sequence MEKVFVAHREFFLMSPTATSTVGRRKWSLDLIFGRKHWLKNNVKGAKQVYTCAADLFNTWNKSQYVRQEEANFIAQHDIDNMALIMPSKGRGRASVQTVDAGQGQKKIPGHGNSRRQGK is encoded by the exons ATGGAGAAGGTGTTTGTGGCTCACCGGGAATTCTTCCTGATGTCACCGACCGCCACTTCCACAGTTGGCAGAAGGAAATGGTCGCTAG ACCTAATTTTTGGCAGGAAGCACTGGCTCAAGAATAATGTGAAAGGAGCTAAACAAGTATACACTTGCGCGGCAGATCTGTTCAACACTTGGAACAAGTCTCAG TACGTTCGGCAAGAGGAAGCCAACTTCATCGCCCAGCACGACATCGACAACATGGCGCTCATCATGCCCTCCAAAGGGCGTGGACGAGCCAGCGTTCAGACTGTAGATGCTGGCCAGGGCCAGAAGAAG ATCCCTGGCCATGGAAATTCCAGACGACAAGGAAAATGA